From Salmo salar chromosome ssa21, Ssal_v3.1, whole genome shotgun sequence:
gcttatttcactcAAATTtggggcacaaatttgtttacatccctgttagtgagcctttcccctttgccaagataatccatccacctggctggtgtggcatatcaagaagctgattaaacagcatgatcattacactggtgcaccttgtgctggggacaataaaaggccattcaaatgtgcagttgtgtcacaacacaatgccacagatgtctcaagttgggggagcgtgcaattggcattcttacggcaggaatgtccaccagagctgttgccagagaattgaatgttaatttctctaccttcagcgccgttttagagaatttggcagtacgtccaaccggcctctcaaccgcagaccacgtgtaaccacgccagcccaggacctccacatccggcttcttcacctgcgggatggtctgagaccagacaCTCGGACAGCTGTTGAAACTGAGATTGCaatcaaagaatttctgcacaaactgtcagaaaccatctagggaagctcatctgcgtgctagttgttctcaccagggtcttgacctgactgcagttcgacgtcgtaaccgacttcaatgAGCAaacgctcaccttcgatggccactggcacgctagagaagtgtgctcttcacagattaatctcggtttcaactgtacagggcagatggcagacagcatgtatggcgttgtgggcgagcggtttgctgatgtcaacgttgtgaacatagTGCCCcaaggtggcggtggggttatgggcaggcataagctacggacaacgaacacaattgcattttatcgatggcaatttgaatccgcagacaccgtgatgagatcctgaggcccatcgtcatgccattcatccgctgccatcacctcatgtttcagcatgataatgcacggccccatgttgcaaggatgtGTACACCATttctttttaaggtatctgtgaccaacagatgcatatctgtattcccagtcatgtgaaatccatagattagggcctcatttatttatttcaattgacagatttccttatatgaactgtaactcagtaaaatctttgaaattgttatgtttgcgtttatatttctgttcaatgTCTATCACTTCTAAATCACTACTATGAACTCATTATGTAATCGGTATTACAGGACGAATGCTACTGTACTAAATTATACATTTCAGGTTTTCAAATGAAAAATGTAATGCAAATGTTGACGTGAGTGAGAGtgcacctgtgtgtgttctcctgtgTCTCTGCAGTTCGTCGCTGCGTGTGAACCTCTTCCCACAGTACATCCAGCTGCAGACGAAGGGCCGCTCGCCTGAGTGCCAGCGCAGGTGTGCTCGCAGGTGGGACGTCTTCCCGTACACCTTCCCACAGCCAGGAATGTGACAGATGTGCTGCTTCTTCTTGCCCATGTTGGATCCTCTGAgagaacacatacaaacacactcatatatatatatcaaagaaACACATTCATATACTGTACTTGTAGTCAAATAGACCTGAACTTGCTCTGGTTTTTTTGGCCCTTGCGCGCCAATGCTGGTGACCAGTCAACAGTCAAGACTTTCAGGGGGCTAATGGAAGACATAAGATGATTTTGAGAAAGTAATTTTGTTACAGTAGGACTGTGTTAGATTGAGGGGGCTAATTTAGGTAatagaaaatgtatgaaaacatatTTCATCTTTCCCATTCATACCCTTATACCTGTAATTGAAACATTAGTATAGGAAAGATTCCATCCAATGATTTCTGAGCACTATAAGCTGTTGAGCACTCTAATCGCAGACGATATAAACAGCGTACACAGTATGAACTCACTCACCTCCCCCCAGCCTCTTTGCAGTTGGGGCAGGTGCAGGCCACCCTTCGTAGCCTCTTGCCCCCCTCGTCGAGCTGGTCCTCCTCGTCCACTAGCCTGACCCGCAGGTGGGACAGGTCACTGGTGTTCAGAGTGGAGTCACTACCCAGCTGCCAGTTCTCTGAGTCCGGCTCCTCCTTTATCTGGATATCTGGAGGGAGACCAATCAATCCACACATCAATATGAACACAAGCATTAACAATTGCATGCTAAATGGCCTGCAAAAGCTACAGTGAAAAGTGATTCTTCTATAAATGCTTTTAAAAGATTGTGACAGTTTGGCTATGAACAAATTCGAAACCCCTGTTCAAACTTGACAATGTGTGGATGGATAGCTTGACAAAAGCATTTGATATATTTACACTCCCTTTAAATCTTCAAATAATTAATAATATGCTTGCATATCTCACAGATCAATAAAATAATCTTAATTACATGGTTAGACAATTGTTTAAAAGACCTGCTAAGTTTAGTGTTCTATTGGTAAATGTGTGTATGTTTACAAGTTTGAAAATTATTTTCCTACAAAAAAAAACCAAAGTGACGACAATCTTCACCAGCGTAAATAATGCCTGTTGCCTCAGGAAGCTCCTGTCAGGTGACTCGATACTGGAAATAGTGCTTCCTGCGGATTAGCTTTTTTTTCCCCAGAACCCCACGGTGTCCTACATACAACCAACAGTGTTCTACACTATCATGGTGAGCATGTCTTATTGATGATGGAGGAGGAGACTGTACCTCCAGGGCTGTTGGTGTCCTCTGCCTGTTGGAAATGAATGCCTGTCTGGGCCAATGAGTTAACTGTCACAGTCTGCAGGTTGGGGATCTGTTGCGCTCCTCCCTGGCCAAGAGACAGGGCCTGCAATGGGGCCAGGGTGATCTGCTGGGCTGGGTTGGTCGGCAGCTGGATGTTCTGCAGGTTCTGGACCCCCTGCACCTGAAAGGTCTGCCACTGGATCTGGCCTGAGGGAGTGACGGTCTGGGCCTGGATGATGAAGGTCCCTGGGTTGAAGAGCTGCACGTTCTGTCCCCCTCCTGCCTGCACCACCTGACCATCGCTGGTCTGGACCGGCACTTGTTGCAGCTGGATGATGGACTGGCCTGAGGAGACCTGGATGTTCTGAACTTGGTTCTGATGAACGTAGCCCTCCTGGAGACCAGAGGGATCTGTCTGCTCTGTGGCTTGGGTCAGAACACCCGGCTCATCTATGGTCTCAGGCAGCTGGGCCGAGGATGTTGGTAGATACATTTCTGAGTTCGCATTCGAGTCATTTACAGATTGAGTTTGCGAGAGCTGGTCACCTGTCTTCTCCAAACTCTCAGAACTGTCTACAGGCTGACTGGTCATGATTAGCTGGCCATCAGAAGTGACCCCTGTTGCTATAGTTTGAGCACCAGAGAGGCCCAGGGAGTCCAAGTCCACACTGTTAATGGGGACAAAGGTGATGTTCCCTGGCAACCCCATAGGCACATTAGTGACAACCTGTCCCTGGTTGTTAAAGGTGGAGCTGCCGATAGAAACACCCTGGATCTGCTGGACATGACCAGTCTGTGACATGAGGTTTTGGTTGTTAGTGAGGATGTCTCCGGCCCCTGTCACACTTATAGTCTGAGTTCCGTCAGGCAAGATCTGGATCTGCCCTGCGGCATCTTGGCTCAGAGTGGCCCCCTCCACACAGGAGGTGGAGAAGCTCAGTTGCTGTCCATCAGCTGTCTGAATGTACTGAATGTTAGGCACTGTGTTGGCGGAGGCGTCGCTTCCTGATGTCACAAAGATCGGTTGGCTCTGAAGGTTCTGGAGAGGAAGAACATACTGTCCGTTTGAAGTCATAATCCGCTGAGTCTGGATGTGGACCGCGCCAGGTTCCTCGTTCACTGTTGTTGCGGGGGTCAAAACCTCCCATCTATCTGGGTTCCCTGTTAACTGGATGGATGTTAGGTTTGTAGTCTGTGGatgaaaaaaaataatgttttggtgaataaaacaattaatttgCCTAGAAGATGCATCATCAAGATGCAGATTGCAATGTTGTGATTAATTATGTAGTGCTAATGTTAGACATAGCAGTGAAATATTGACTGCTAGCCAAATAGTTACTGTATTCAGAAATCTAGTTATTATTCAATAAAATGTATACACAGAATGCATAAAAATCAAACGTTATGAGTTTGGTGCTGCTTGTTCACACGATTTAGCCACAAAATGTGAAGATTGATTTAGAGGCGTTTCTTGACCAGATCCCATGTTTGTCTCGAGAAGGTGCATGAGAACCCTAATTTCTAGTGTGTGATCGAAATCTGAGCACACTGCAATGAGTACCTTTTGGGAATATCTCATTCACAACAGCACACTAGGCTGAACTACAGCTCTGCCGACACCACTCGCGTTCTATTACAAAAATATAGATTCCTTTTTGGGTCGATTACATACATTCTAGCAGAGCCAGAGGTGGTGACTTACCACTACAGCACCGTTATCCCTCTCTGACGATGGCGACCCGATCTTGCTGCAGGTAGCTGCCAGCAGAGCGAGCGGTGATGGCTGAGTGTCCTACCCACAATGGGCGGGTTTAAAACGAAGAAAGTGGGTGGCCGTTAGTCCGGAGCCACACAGGAAGTTCGACTTTTACTACAAATTTTAAAAACGTGTGAACTTCACAAAGCACCACGCACTTACTGAAACCCTGACCGAGAACTACACGGGGGCAATTTCTAAACAGTACCTGATCTCCTGTGCCACCGTCTTGCTGCAGAAACTCGCGTTGACAGCTGTCCAAGGCAGCCATTTCCTCTTGTTTCACTGGCTGCTCTGGGGCTACATGGCACAGAAAGAAGGAATCGGAGCAAAACAAACCAGAGTTAAGTTCAATCTCCACATGGAAAAGGGCAGCACATTGGTTTGTAGTTATTCCACTAATGTCATACACTTCAAGCTGGACTGACCTCCGTTACATTTGCGGTGTGGAGTTGATGATCAAACTGAAGCCATTTAGCTACGAATCACACATAGCTATGTAATAATTGTTGTTGCTAGCATGCAGGCTAACGTTTACTGTTGGCTAAACTGTTGAAAAAGattagccagttagctaacattagcttagCTAAAGGGTGCACAGACATACCGATGTTAGATTGAATATTACATACCAGTCATTGCGTGAATTATTTAAATTCGCAGAATCTCGGTATTATCACAAGCCAAACATGATTACATTAATCGAAGGCAGCTGAAAACGGTGATTCTAGTCAATTTTTTTTCTATTTTGATTGACGGTGCGGGAAACACAAAGGGTGGGGCCTGCAAGAGTCACGTACAGGAAATCCCGCCGTTCTTCTTAAACCCAATTGGCTACCGTCTTTTATTCTATGTATTATCATTCACCAGTGTCCATGTCAGTCACTTTCTGACGAATTCTTTTCCTGTGTATTATTCTTCCAACAAGGATAGTATGGTGCCAGGAGTTATGATGATGGCCATTTGTTAATCGTTCATGTATTGAAGCCTTCTGCAGCCACAGTGGATTTTAAACATTGCTTTCACTTAACTTCAATTAAGATAACTTATACTGCGCTAAAGTAGATCATTAAAACAGGCTAAAGTCTAACTATTAGCCCATTAATCTGTCATTGCATGGCGATTTCAGAGGCTGGATAAGATGTGATGGCTGCATTTGTAGCTAGATACTTCCCTTGTGTTggcagctgaataaaatagattgaacagtaccagtcaaaagtttggacacagctacttattcaagggtttttctttatttgtactattttctacattgtagaataatagtgaatacatcaaaactatgaaataacacatggaatcatgtagcaaccaaaatattttacatttgagattcttcaaagtagccactctgcctttgaaagctttgcacacgcttggcattctctcaaccagtttcacctggaattctcttccaacagtcttgaaggagttcccacatatgctgttggctgcttttcctccactctgtggtccaactcatcccaaatcatctcatttggatggaggttgggtgattgtggaggccaggtcatctgatgcagcacatcatcactctccttggtcaaatagcccttacacagcctggaggtgtgtttggggtcattgtcctgttgacaaacaaatgatagtcccactaagtgcaaacagATGGGAtagcatattgctgcagaatgctgtggtagccatgctgggtaagtgtgacttgaatttgagtttattttatttttacagggacagtgcacattaatcaacgtttcagtaaaagtgccggttttagccagccggctaattttcaaccacagtccctgggcaggttatttaaaacaattacaatatagacaatcattgagcagtgagcacacgcagagcaacataggacaagcaagacatagcaacatagaacaaaaagcaacaagacaaaatccataaaagcaacaaagtgtttccacacctcacaagctacagacaacagacaacatggaaagtggcaatacacagctagggattatgttcacaaatctgattgaccttttgccatgtcttcatgcattttgtgaaagtgtgatatgtggtgcagttatgtgtgtctgatggcagtgtattccagacatgggaagctctcacagagaaagcagatttactaaaggtgcttttccttaagggaactatacagtcacctctcatggcagaccttgtggatctgctgccatatgtctgggttttctgtttaacaaaaatactgagtggaagggagccaggccatttaggatcttgaatacaagacatgcgtcagtgtattttctaaataaatcacagtgtcaccagcaaaacaccattacacctcctccaccgtgcttcacggtgagaaccacacatgcggagataatctgttcacctactctgcgtctcacaaagacacgacggttggaaccaaaaatctcaaattagactcatcagaccaaaggacagatttccaccggttaatgtccattgctcgtgtttcttggcccaagcaagtctcttcgtcttattggtgtcatttagtgGTGTTTTCTTTCTCTGCAACAGAGgacctttcctgtggcggtcctcatgagagccagtttcatcatagcgcttgatggtttttgcgactgcacctgaagaatctttcaaagttcttgaaatgttccgcattgactgaccttcatgttttaaagtaatgatggactgtcatttctctttgcttatttgagctgttcttgccataatataaacttggtcttttaccaaatagggctatcttctgtataccacccctactttgtcacaacacaactgattggctcaaacgcattaagaatgaaagaaattctgcaaatgtacttttaacaaggcacacctgttaattgaaatgcattccaggtgactacctcatgaagctggttgagagaatgccaagcgtgtgcaaagctgtcaaagcaaagggtggctactttgaagaatctgaaatataaaatatatttttatttgtttaatgcttttttggttactacatgattccatatgtgttatttcatagttttgatgtcttcgctattattctacaatgtagaaaatagtaaaaaataaaggaaaaaaaaaaccttgaatgagtaggtgtccaaacttttgactggtactgtatatatcatttgTTCATCAGTTATGTTTGGACAGTCTGACAGATTATGTTCAAAGGAGCaccaaaagtaaaaaaaacaaaaaacataattgTACACTGTTATACTCtatgtacattttatatttttctttctCTAATGAATAAATTGTTAATTTATATTATGCTATATGGCTGTGGTATTTTATTTTCATATTGAATGTTGATTTTGGAATTCTCATGCACCAAAGATACATTTTATCATACTTGCCGTCATTCCTAAGGAAAGGTaatttctacattttttttctattATTGAAGTTAGCACAGAGGTCCTTGAAAAAGACTGGTAGGCATTAGGCAAGAGTACAATAGATCAACTATAGATGTCCAGTTAATTGCTAGTGCTTTCCTGTATGAGCAATATAACCTGTATCAAATGTTCTCGTTAacaatacagaacaaaaatataaacgcaacatgccacAATACCAACGATTTTAGTGAGTTACAgtgcatataaggaaatcagccaatttaaataaataaatgaggctctaatctatggatttcacatgactgggcaggttgggcctgggagggcatgggcccacccacttgggagccagacccacccactgaggagccaggcccagccaatcagcatgagtttttccccacaaaagggctttattacagacagaaatactattcagttttatcagctgtccgggtggctggtcacagacgatcccgcaggtgaagaagtcggatgtggaggacctgggcagttgtggttacacgtggtctgcggttgtgaggctggttggacgtactgccaaattctctaaaacgatattggaggcagcttatggtaaagaaatgaacatttaattctctggcaacagctctggtggacattgc
This genomic window contains:
- the LOC106581756 gene encoding transcription factor Sp3 isoform X1 gives rise to the protein MTAPEQPVKQEEMAALDSCQREFLQQDGGTGDQDTQPSPLALLAATCSKIGSPSSERDNGAVVTTNLTSIQLTGNPDRWEVLTPATTVNEEPGAVHIQTQRIMTSNGQYVLPLQNLQSQPIFVTSGSDASANTVPNIQYIQTADGQQLSFSTSCVEGATLSQDAAGQIQILPDGTQTISVTGAGDILTNNQNLMSQTGHVQQIQGVSIGSSTFNNQGQVVTNVPMGLPGNITFVPINSVDLDSLGLSGAQTIATGVTSDGQLIMTSQPVDSSESLEKTGDQLSQTQSVNDSNANSEMYLPTSSAQLPETIDEPGVLTQATEQTDPSGLQEGYVHQNQVQNIQVSSGQSIIQLQQVPVQTSDGQVVQAGGGQNVQLFNPGTFIIQAQTVTPSGQIQWQTFQVQGVQNLQNIQLPTNPAQQITLAPLQALSLGQGGAQQIPNLQTVTVNSLAQTGIHFQQAEDTNSPGDIQIKEEPDSENWQLGSDSTLNTSDLSHLRVRLVDEEDQLDEGGKRLRRVACTCPNCKEAGGRGSNMGKKKQHICHIPGCGKVYGKTSHLRAHLRWHSGERPFVCSWMYCGKRFTRSDELQRHRRTHTGEKKFVCPECSKRFMRSDHLAKHIKTHLNKKGVMNSVSSAVVASMESAGSSDSIITAGGTTLILTNIQQGSSNAQDILANAEIPLQLVTVAAGEVLEMAESQ
- the LOC106581756 gene encoding transcription factor Sp3 isoform X5: MTAPEQPVKQEEMAALDSCQREFLQQDGGTGDQTTNLTSIQLTGNPDRWEVLTPATTVNEEPGAVHIQTQRIMTSNGQYVLPLQNLQSQPIFVTSGSDASANTVPNIQYIQTADGQQLSFSTSCVEGATLSQDAAGQIQILPDGTQTISVTGAGDILTNNQNLMSQTGHVQQIQGVSIGSSTFNNQGQVVTNVPMGLPGNITFVPINSVDLDSLGLSGAQTIATGVTSDGQLIMTSQPVDSSESLEKTGDQLSQTQSVNDSNANSEMYLPTSSAQLPETIDEPGVLTQATEQTDPSGLQEGYVHQNQVQNIQVSSGQSIIQLQQVPVQTSDGQVVQAGGGQNVQLFNPGTFIIQAQTVTPSGQIQWQTFQVQGVQNLQNIQLPTNPAQQITLAPLQALSLGQGGAQQIPNLQTVTVNSLAQTGIHFQQAEDTNSPGDIQIKEEPDSENWQLGSDSTLNTSDLSHLRVRLVDEEDQLDEGGKRLRRVACTCPNCKEAGGRGSNMGKKKQHICHIPGCGKVYGKTSHLRAHLRWHSGERPFVCSWMYCGKRFTRSDELQRHRRTHTGEKKFVCPECSKRFMRSDHLAKHIKTHLNKKGVMNSVSSAVVASMESAGSSDSIITAGGTTLILTNIQQGSSNAQDILANAEIPLQLVTVAAGEVLEMAESQ
- the LOC106581756 gene encoding transcription factor Sp3 isoform X2 produces the protein MTAPEQPVKQEEMAALDSCQREFLQQDGGTGDQPSPLALLAATCSKIGSPSSERDNGAVVTTNLTSIQLTGNPDRWEVLTPATTVNEEPGAVHIQTQRIMTSNGQYVLPLQNLQSQPIFVTSGSDASANTVPNIQYIQTADGQQLSFSTSCVEGATLSQDAAGQIQILPDGTQTISVTGAGDILTNNQNLMSQTGHVQQIQGVSIGSSTFNNQGQVVTNVPMGLPGNITFVPINSVDLDSLGLSGAQTIATGVTSDGQLIMTSQPVDSSESLEKTGDQLSQTQSVNDSNANSEMYLPTSSAQLPETIDEPGVLTQATEQTDPSGLQEGYVHQNQVQNIQVSSGQSIIQLQQVPVQTSDGQVVQAGGGQNVQLFNPGTFIIQAQTVTPSGQIQWQTFQVQGVQNLQNIQLPTNPAQQITLAPLQALSLGQGGAQQIPNLQTVTVNSLAQTGIHFQQAEDTNSPGDIQIKEEPDSENWQLGSDSTLNTSDLSHLRVRLVDEEDQLDEGGKRLRRVACTCPNCKEAGGRGSNMGKKKQHICHIPGCGKVYGKTSHLRAHLRWHSGERPFVCSWMYCGKRFTRSDELQRHRRTHTGEKKFVCPECSKRFMRSDHLAKHIKTHLNKKGVMNSVSSAVVASMESAGSSDSIITAGGTTLILTNIQQGSSNAQDILANAEIPLQLVTVAAGEVLEMAESQ
- the LOC106581756 gene encoding transcription factor Sp3 isoform X4; this translates as MAALDSCQREFLQQDGGTGDQPSPLALLAATCSKIGSPSSERDNGAVVTTNLTSIQLTGNPDRWEVLTPATTVNEEPGAVHIQTQRIMTSNGQYVLPLQNLQSQPIFVTSGSDASANTVPNIQYIQTADGQQLSFSTSCVEGATLSQDAAGQIQILPDGTQTISVTGAGDILTNNQNLMSQTGHVQQIQGVSIGSSTFNNQGQVVTNVPMGLPGNITFVPINSVDLDSLGLSGAQTIATGVTSDGQLIMTSQPVDSSESLEKTGDQLSQTQSVNDSNANSEMYLPTSSAQLPETIDEPGVLTQATEQTDPSGLQEGYVHQNQVQNIQVSSGQSIIQLQQVPVQTSDGQVVQAGGGQNVQLFNPGTFIIQAQTVTPSGQIQWQTFQVQGVQNLQNIQLPTNPAQQITLAPLQALSLGQGGAQQIPNLQTVTVNSLAQTGIHFQQAEDTNSPGDIQIKEEPDSENWQLGSDSTLNTSDLSHLRVRLVDEEDQLDEGGKRLRRVACTCPNCKEAGGRGSNMGKKKQHICHIPGCGKVYGKTSHLRAHLRWHSGERPFVCSWMYCGKRFTRSDELQRHRRTHTGEKKFVCPECSKRFMRSDHLAKHIKTHLNKKGVMNSVSSAVVASMESAGSSDSIITAGGTTLILTNIQQGSSNAQDILANAEIPLQLVTVAAGEVLEMAESQ
- the LOC106581756 gene encoding transcription factor Sp3 isoform X3, with amino-acid sequence MAALDSCQREFLQQDGGTGDQDTQPSPLALLAATCSKIGSPSSERDNGAVVTTNLTSIQLTGNPDRWEVLTPATTVNEEPGAVHIQTQRIMTSNGQYVLPLQNLQSQPIFVTSGSDASANTVPNIQYIQTADGQQLSFSTSCVEGATLSQDAAGQIQILPDGTQTISVTGAGDILTNNQNLMSQTGHVQQIQGVSIGSSTFNNQGQVVTNVPMGLPGNITFVPINSVDLDSLGLSGAQTIATGVTSDGQLIMTSQPVDSSESLEKTGDQLSQTQSVNDSNANSEMYLPTSSAQLPETIDEPGVLTQATEQTDPSGLQEGYVHQNQVQNIQVSSGQSIIQLQQVPVQTSDGQVVQAGGGQNVQLFNPGTFIIQAQTVTPSGQIQWQTFQVQGVQNLQNIQLPTNPAQQITLAPLQALSLGQGGAQQIPNLQTVTVNSLAQTGIHFQQAEDTNSPGDIQIKEEPDSENWQLGSDSTLNTSDLSHLRVRLVDEEDQLDEGGKRLRRVACTCPNCKEAGGRGSNMGKKKQHICHIPGCGKVYGKTSHLRAHLRWHSGERPFVCSWMYCGKRFTRSDELQRHRRTHTGEKKFVCPECSKRFMRSDHLAKHIKTHLNKKGVMNSVSSAVVASMESAGSSDSIITAGGTTLILTNIQQGSSNAQDILANAEIPLQLVTVAAGEVLEMAESQ
- the LOC106581756 gene encoding transcription factor Sp3 isoform X6, translating into MAALDSCQREFLQQDGGTGDQTTNLTSIQLTGNPDRWEVLTPATTVNEEPGAVHIQTQRIMTSNGQYVLPLQNLQSQPIFVTSGSDASANTVPNIQYIQTADGQQLSFSTSCVEGATLSQDAAGQIQILPDGTQTISVTGAGDILTNNQNLMSQTGHVQQIQGVSIGSSTFNNQGQVVTNVPMGLPGNITFVPINSVDLDSLGLSGAQTIATGVTSDGQLIMTSQPVDSSESLEKTGDQLSQTQSVNDSNANSEMYLPTSSAQLPETIDEPGVLTQATEQTDPSGLQEGYVHQNQVQNIQVSSGQSIIQLQQVPVQTSDGQVVQAGGGQNVQLFNPGTFIIQAQTVTPSGQIQWQTFQVQGVQNLQNIQLPTNPAQQITLAPLQALSLGQGGAQQIPNLQTVTVNSLAQTGIHFQQAEDTNSPGDIQIKEEPDSENWQLGSDSTLNTSDLSHLRVRLVDEEDQLDEGGKRLRRVACTCPNCKEAGGRGSNMGKKKQHICHIPGCGKVYGKTSHLRAHLRWHSGERPFVCSWMYCGKRFTRSDELQRHRRTHTGEKKFVCPECSKRFMRSDHLAKHIKTHLNKKGVMNSVSSAVVASMESAGSSDSIITAGGTTLILTNIQQGSSNAQDILANAEIPLQLVTVAAGEVLEMAESQ